The Moorena producens PAL-8-15-08-1 genomic interval CCCCAAAGTTCGGAGTCCCTAGGACGAATAATCACTAAGAACCTTTGGTTAGGGCTTCGGTGAGGTAAACTACCATCGCCCAACTGCTGATGTAAATCCCAAACTTTAATCGTATGCTTGCCTAGCTGAACTAATCCCATGGTTGTCATCTCCCGGCTGATTTCAGTGGTAAAATTAACCACTTTCAGGACATCCCTAATCCCAAGACATAGGGAATAGTCAGCAATCTTAAAAACCATGAATTTTTCTAGGTTTGAATTATTGTATAACATCGCCTTTATTTAACCTTATTATAGCTAGTAATATTTATGAAAAGGGAAACTTTTATTTTTTTGAGAATTTGTTAGGCTAAAAAAAATTACGTATTAATGATAAATTACTAATTAAAAATTACCAAATCCTTCCAGGATATAGGGTTGAATATACTGTTGATAAGTAGTCGGACAAAACTAAAATTAACTCTTTAAATAGGGAGCAGGGAGCAGGGACTTCGGAGCAGGGAGCAGAGGGACTTTTGGCAACTTTACACAAGTTAATATAGGGAGGTTTATTTTTGTCCAGGTACTTAATACTTATGCAGTATAGTCTTTATTCCCCCGACTCCCTACCTCACAGGGGTAGGTTTTTTACATTTGGGTCGGGAATCGGGAATCGGGAATCGGGAATCGGGAATCGGGAGTCGGAACCCACCCCTAACCCCTCCTAGGAGGGGAAGAGCGGTAAATGGGGAGAATTATCCCGGAAATAATTGTGTATTTTGATACATATTTTTATCAATTTATACCTAATAAAAGTACTTACTCGCCCCTTTGTAAAAAACCTACCCTTGTCAGCTACTCCCGACTCCCTACTCCCTACTCCCTACTCCCTCGGTGCGCTTTCCGTAGGCGAATTAAATTCGCCACGGGTCGCACCGCTCCCTACTCCCTTATTAAGGGTTAAATGGGCTCAACAACATCGGTTACTGTTGTCAACAATTTGTGTTCCAAATAGGGCTTAGTGATATAAGCCTTGGCCCCCAACTGTGCAGCAATCAAGCGGTGTTTATCGTTACTGCGGGATGTGAGGATAACGACAGGAATATCTACCAAAGCAGGATCTTGCTGACAGTATTTGAGAAATTCAAACCCATTCATGCGAGGCATCTCAATATCACAGATTATCAACTGTATGTCTGTCTGATGCTGTAGTTGTTCAATCCCTTCATAACCATCCTGGGCTTGAAACACGTGATAGCCATTCTTTTCTAAGGTCATGGCTAGAGTGTGGCGCAGGGTGATCGAGTCATCTACCAGGAGTACCTTTGATTTATGTCTGAGCCAGAACGGTTCAAGGGTTGAAGGTGGAAGCTGCTTTTGCGAAAGGGTTTCTATCGGTTCGGTGGCTTGATCTGGGCTTAAACTTTTAACCTTCAATGTGCCAACCTGTAACCTTTGACTGGCATTGGTTTGCTGCTCAGACAGGTACTGGATCAATTCAGTCCCATCCAGCACCAATGTCAACCGACCATCGGCCAGAATACTGCCCCCATTCACATAGGGGGGTGGCACAATCATTGTCCCGAAAGGACGAATCACCAACTCCTGATCTCCGAGCAGTTGGTCTACTTCCAGACCGACAAGCTGATCCTGGTAATGGATCAGAATAATCGGTCTAATCGTCTCTTTAGGAACAACAGGCTGATGCCGATGGGTTACCGAGAATGGAGAAAGCACAGAGGAATAATCTAGGACTTGCCCAAGTTGGTAGACTTTAACCAGTTGTTGATCACTCCCGGTACCCAAGTAGAGAACTTTACCATCTTTCCAACTTCGGAGCTGGTTTTCCTGAGGAATAATAATTTGGGAGACTTGATCAGTGATTAAACCATAAACTTGGTTACCAGCCTGGCACAGGAGTAACTTATCTATGGTTAAACTCAGGGGAATTTGTAGTCTAAATCTGGTACCAAGGTCAGGAGAAGAATCAACCTGGACGGAACCCCTGAGAGCTTTGACCTGGTTTAGGACAACATCAAGACCAACACCACGTCCAGAGAGGTTATTCACCCCAGAGACCGTGGAAAAGCCTGGTTCAAACAACAAATTCCTCAGCTGAGCCTCACTGAGTCTATTACTCTGTTCCAGGTCAATCAGTTCACGTTCTATTGCTAGTTGGCGAATCCGTTCAAAATTCAACCCTGGCCCGTCATCAAACACTTCAATCACCAAATGTCTGCCCCGATGGCAAGCACTGATTTCAATTAATCCCTTTTCTGGTTTGCCCTGTTGTTGTCGTAGAGCAGGAGTCTCAATGCCGTGGTCAAAAGCATTACGCACAAGATGCAGCATGGGGTCGTACAACTTCTGGGCAACAACTTTATCCACTAAAACATCATGACCAGAGATTTTTAGCTCGACCAGCTTATGGTGGGAAGCTGACAACTGCTTGAGGACAGGGGGGAAACGGCTAAATACTTCCCCTAAAGGCAACATCCGGGCGTCCATCAAGACATCACGATGGTTGGTTAACAACCGACGTTGTTGTTCGAGAGTCTTACTGGATTGGGTGCTGAACAGCTCAATGTCTAGGGCAGCTTCTGTTAATTGTACAGCTTCTTCTAGAACTGACTGGATCTCAAGCTCGGGTGTACTATAACGTTTTAGTTCCAGGTCATCGAAATAGTCTGTATCAAGAAGGTTAGTGGCTTGTTCGCGTTCGCGCAGCGGAGGCCGTAGGCCACGCTTCGCGAACGGCTTTGCCGAAAGCGTGGCCTTTTGGCCTTGGTTAGTAGGTTGAAAGTTGGTATGTTGAAAGTTGGCAGGTTGAGAGCCTAGCGTGGCCAATAGGCCTTGGTTATTAAGTTGTTCGGCTTTGGCGTTCGAGTAGGGTAGGTTGGCAGCAGAATTGGGGTTGGTAGCTTTGTTTTTGTTTAAACCTTCAACATTAAACTTGCTAACCTGCAACGTTTTTTCTTGCCAAGAGTAGGAAGAAGACTTAAGATTTGGGTCGGTAGCTTTATTTTTGTTTAAACCTTCAACATTAAACTTGCTAACCTGCAACCTTTGCCTAATCTGCTGTTGTTGCCTCAAAATAAACAGGCGGTCGTACCAATCTTGTACTTGCTCAAGCACTTGTTGATGTTGCTGGATACGATTAAGGAGTACTCGCACTGCCGCCAACAGTTGTTCATTTTCGAGCAACTGGCGGTTTTGATTGGTTAGTAATTCCCCAATGGTGTAATTCAGGTATTCTAGATGCTCAATATTTATCCGCACAGTACCAGATAGATCCCTAGATGATGGTGTGCTGGGATGTTGGTTGGAGGAAGTTATGGCGAGATGGGAAGAGTTTAGAGGGGAATTTCTGGCATTGCCTATGGGCGGGATGATCTCGTCTGTAATAATTTCGGGCTCTTGTCCTTGTTCTTTATTTTCATTATCTCCATCAATCATCCCCATGTTGTGGAAAACAACATTTTTTTCTGTGCCGACTTCTGGCTCAGGGGAGGCTATCTCTCCATCCAAGACATTTATCTGTGTTTGCTTCGACCTCTGCAACTTTTTACTTTGGTCAGAGGTTTGCTCATCTAGTGGGGTTGACTCTCCCCAGATCATTTCCACAAGTTGGGACTGTTTCCTTCTGTTAGATTCTGGATGAGTAACGGAAGAATTATTAACAACACCTTCTACTTCTTCTAGTCCGGACTCAACTCGATTAAGGTCTTGTTCTTTTCCGTTGCCCAAGACAGAAGATTCATTTTGAATTGTCAATTGTGAATTTTGACTTGAATACCTAAGGTCAGCTAGTTGTTGCAGAACCATAGAAGGTTGACCACCTTGAGTCCTATCCCCTTCTAGCACCGCTGCTTGTGCTGCAACGAAATCACACAAAGCGGTCTTGGCAATGGTGACCACCTGATTTGGATGGTTGTCTAGGGCTGCGATCGCATTTTTGGCAATAGCGGCAAACCCTGGTAGATTAAGGGATTCCCCTAACCCCAAGAAAATGTCTGCTTGGTGGCGAACTGTGATGCTGATTTCAGTGGGATTGTGACTATTTAGGGCAGCTTGGATTAGGTCTAACCCTTGGCTAACCCCCACTTCAAATATGGACTGGGTGACGTCGAAGCCCAATTCTAGTGAGGTGGGTAGATAGGATTCGTGACCAAAACAGTCCCCCAGCTTCTCTTGGAGTTGGGCAACAACAGCAGCAGTTCGATTCTTGATTTCAGTGTCATCGATTTGCCCCCCTGTGAGTTCAGCAGTCAGAGGTAGACGTAGACACTCATAAGCTTGAAACAGTAAGGCTTCAATGTCTGGATCAATGGACAAGTCGGGATTAAACAGAGCTTTAAAAACATCCTCCAAGGAGTGAGCTACCGTGGCAATTGTTTCCAAGCCAATGCTAGCTGCTGCGCCTTTGAGGGTATGGGTAGTCCGCATCAAGTTGTTGACTTTATTGATGCTATAGTTTTCTGACAAACTCAGCAAATCGTTTTCCAAGACTTGCAGCAGTTCCGGTGCTTCCTGGAGAAAGTAGCGATAGCTTTGCTCACGAATTTTCGGGTCATTAGTCATTAGAGCAGTTGTCAATTGGGTGAGGTATTTTATTCTTAGGGAGTAGGGAGTAGGGAGTAGGGAGTAGGGAGTAGGGAGTAGGGAATCGGAACCCACCCCTAACCCCTCCCAGGAGGGGAATCGGGAATCGGGAATCGGGAATCGGGATAAAATAAAAAAATTTATCTCTACCTGATTATTCTAAAAAATGATAGTCTTATTAGTTTTTATACAAAGTTAATAAATTAGGTATTGTATTAAACAAAAACATGCCATTCTTAATTAAGAATACCTTGAAAAGGTATATAGTCAATAAAAGAAAAAAGAGATATCCCAGTCCCATTTTGCCTTTTGCCTTTTGCCTTTTGCCTTTTGCCTTTTGCCTTTTGCCTTTTGCCTTTTGCCTTTTGCCTTTTGCCTTTTGCCTTTTGCCTTTTGCCTTTTGCCTTTTGCCTTTTGCCTTGCTAAAATTCATTTTAAATGGATTTTAGCAATGGCGACTACTCAACCTTGAACTGGTCAGCACTGGCTTGAAGATTCTTCGCCATGGCTAGGAGTTCTTGGAAAGACTTAGAAATTTCCATGGCATCGGAAGACGTTTTGTTGGCAATTCCTGCAACTTCAGTCATGGTAGTGGTCACGGATTGGAACTCTTGGGTCTGTACCTGGGTGGCTTGGGTAATACCCTCTACAAGCTGGCTGATTTGGCTGGTGGCTTCAACAATGGCATTGAGCGTTAGACGGGTATCTTGTACCATAGCGGTTCCTTGAGCAACCTGTTGAATCCCTTTATCCATGGCTGTAGACACCTCAGCAGTACTCTTCTGGATCTCCTGCACCAACTGCTCGATTTCAGTGGTGGCTTCCGCTGACTGACGGGCTAGAGAACGCACCTCATCGGCAACAACTACAAAACCCCGTCCATACTCACCGGCCCTGGTGGCTTCAATAGCTGCATTCAACGCTAGCAATTGGGTCTGATTCGTAAAGTTGCTAATCAGGTTTACTACCCTCGAAACCTTCTGGGACGATTCGCTCAAGCGCTTAAGCCGTTTGCTGGTTTCGGCCACTGTCTCCCGGATTTCCAGAATTCCATCTACAGTACGGTTCATTGCTGCATCCCCTTCTTGGAGGGTTTGGTTAGCGGTTTGGACTGCCACTTCTACCTGTTGAGCACTCTGACCAACAGCGTCTGTAGAATTAACCATGGTCTGGATGTGCTCTAAGGCTTGACCAAGAGCCATAAATTGTTGCTGGGCTTGGGCTGTGAGCAAGGCAATGTTTGATTCCCTCTCAACAGACGTTTGGGCAACTTTCCTGGAGGCTTGCTGGACTTGAGTCACGATCCGGCGCAGGCTTTGCAAGGTGTTGTTGTAGGCATCAGCAATGGTACCGACTTCATTGTTGGTGACCGGAGCTCGGACAGTCAGGTCTCCTTCTAGAGCTGGCCGCACTGCTGAGAGCAACTGCATTACCTCCCGCTGTACCGCTTCTTTGTCGGCTTTCTCCCGTTGTGCGGCATTGGTCAGCTGCTGGGACTGGTTCTGGATTTGTGCGAGATACTCAGCCTGTTGCAGGGCTGCCCCCACTTGCACCCCAATCTGAGCCAGGGCGTTGAGTTCAAACTCTTGCCAGTTACGAGCACCAGTATTTTGGTAGGTACCCAGTAAACCCCATAAGCTTCCTTCGATAAAAATCGGTACTAGCATATAAGCCTTAACCTCATATTGCTCTAAGGTTTCTAGGTAACTGTCAGAATAACCAAAGGTGTAAATGTCATCAACTGCCAAGCTTTCACGATGGCGATACCGACCTCCCTGGGTGTCTTGTAGATAAGTATCGGGCCAGAAAGCTTCCATATCCGCTCCCACCCATGGTAACCAACCGGTGGCAACTGCCTCAGCCACAAACTGACCAGTCCAATCTCGATTGAATTGATAGAGGGCGACGCGATCGCATTTGAGCAACTGCCGGACTTCTTGGGTTGTGATACCATAGATTTTCGTTACCTCCCGAGACTGGAATAGCTTACCGACTATTTTGGTTACCCCCTGAGCAATTTGAGCTGCTTTGCTGAGTTGGCTAGATTGGGCTCGTAACTGATCGAGGTAATGGGATCGCTGCAAGGCTAATCCCAGGGAATTACTAATCTGGAGCATCAGGGTGACATCGGTATCTTGCCACTGACGGGTTCCCGTATTTTGGTAAGCTGCCAGCAGCCCCCAGAGCTTTTCACCTTGGAAAATCGGCATAATCAGATATGCCCTGGCTTGGTACTGTTCCAGAGTGTTGATGTAGCAGGGAGAGAAACCCATGGCATAGATGTCATCAACCTTCTTGAACCGGTCACCTTGGGCGAAGTCCCCACCCTGGGTTTCTTGCAAGCAGGTATCAATATGATTACGAGAATTAACACTCAGGGCTGTAACGGTGCAGCGCTCAGAAGCG includes:
- a CDS encoding chemotaxis protein CheW, encoding MLYNNSNLEKFMVFKIADYSLCLGIRDVLKVVNFTTEISREMTTMGLVQLGKHTIKVWDLHQQLGDGSLPHRSPNQRFLVIIRPRDSELWGIFVDDLPNLVELPQDMMRPIPKSYRQASVLEMISHAAVIPNEASTQKIFLLDLQQVGALTP
- a CDS encoding hybrid sensor histidine kinase/response regulator — translated: MGSDSLLPTPYSLLPTPYSLRIKYLTQLTTALMTNDPKIREQSYRYFLQEAPELLQVLENDLLSLSENYSINKVNNLMRTTHTLKGAAASIGLETIATVAHSLEDVFKALFNPDLSIDPDIEALLFQAYECLRLPLTAELTGGQIDDTEIKNRTAAVVAQLQEKLGDCFGHESYLPTSLELGFDVTQSIFEVGVSQGLDLIQAALNSHNPTEISITVRHQADIFLGLGESLNLPGFAAIAKNAIAALDNHPNQVVTIAKTALCDFVAAQAAVLEGDRTQGGQPSMVLQQLADLRYSSQNSQLTIQNESSVLGNGKEQDLNRVESGLEEVEGVVNNSSVTHPESNRRKQSQLVEMIWGESTPLDEQTSDQSKKLQRSKQTQINVLDGEIASPEPEVGTEKNVVFHNMGMIDGDNENKEQGQEPEIITDEIIPPIGNARNSPLNSSHLAITSSNQHPSTPSSRDLSGTVRINIEHLEYLNYTIGELLTNQNRQLLENEQLLAAVRVLLNRIQQHQQVLEQVQDWYDRLFILRQQQQIRQRLQVSKFNVEGLNKNKATDPNLKSSSYSWQEKTLQVSKFNVEGLNKNKATNPNSAANLPYSNAKAEQLNNQGLLATLGSQPANFQHTNFQPTNQGQKATLSAKPFAKRGLRPPLREREQATNLLDTDYFDDLELKRYSTPELEIQSVLEEAVQLTEAALDIELFSTQSSKTLEQQRRLLTNHRDVLMDARMLPLGEVFSRFPPVLKQLSASHHKLVELKISGHDVLVDKVVAQKLYDPMLHLVRNAFDHGIETPALRQQQGKPEKGLIEISACHRGRHLVIEVFDDGPGLNFERIRQLAIERELIDLEQSNRLSEAQLRNLLFEPGFSTVSGVNNLSGRGVGLDVVLNQVKALRGSVQVDSSPDLGTRFRLQIPLSLTIDKLLLCQAGNQVYGLITDQVSQIIIPQENQLRSWKDGKVLYLGTGSDQQLVKVYQLGQVLDYSSVLSPFSVTHRHQPVVPKETIRPIILIHYQDQLVGLEVDQLLGDQELVIRPFGTMIVPPPYVNGGSILADGRLTLVLDGTELIQYLSEQQTNASQRLQVGTLKVKSLSPDQATEPIETLSQKQLPPSTLEPFWLRHKSKVLLVDDSITLRHTLAMTLEKNGYHVFQAQDGYEGIEQLQHQTDIQLIICDIEMPRMNGFEFLKYCQQDPALVDIPVVILTSRSNDKHRLIAAQLGAKAYITKPYLEHKLLTTVTDVVEPI